In the genome of Arachis stenosperma cultivar V10309 chromosome 6, arast.V10309.gnm1.PFL2, whole genome shotgun sequence, the window TTTCCATCAAAGCTAGAATTTTATGGAAACAGGTCACAAGACTACATTTGTATATGTTActttgaaaattcaaaatatttaagGGCAagctgttttttttttgtttgggggggggggggggggggagtgGTCACGCCATTTCTCAATCCAACAAAAAGAGAACGGTATATGATAATGGGTATAGTAAAGGCAAGAATTGTGGGCATCATTAGATCCTCATAAGAAGTATCCATTACCCGTTATTTGGCAGGTAAATACTTCTTTATTTACTTGTTGGGTACCATATAGAAGAAAATTTTATGGATCATAGTAACTacacaaataaattaaacagGGAAGTGAGAGAAAACATACTGCTTAGTTTCCGGCTTAGACTGCTCAACTGGACCCCAGAACAAGTCATCATCCCCTTTGTATTTTGACTGAGAAGTAGCATGAGAATTTATCTGGATTGGAGATGCGGCTTTGGATGGAGAGGAAGCTGAGAATGACCATGAAGAACCACCATTCCGTATAGACTGGGAAGACTGCACTTTCTGAGGGGTAGGCATTGGGTTGGCAGGCACCGCAGAAGAAGACTTCTTCTCCTGCTCCTTTAAAATGTCCCTTAATGATGTCGGTTTAGGGAACTTAACAAAATCAGTAGACCATGCTAGCGAAGGAGTTGAGCTAGGTAGCTCCCTTTCCCCTTTCCACGGAACAAAGTCTCCCAACGAGGGGCCTGTGGGTATGGCAGGCAACACTTCTTTCTCCTGCAGTGAAGAGCGGGAGCTTTTGCCTTTTTCAATGGGGCTCGAAGAGATGGGCACTTCCACAGATGCATTGGGCACGGAGGCTTTAACTCCTGAACCCTTTGATTTTGTTGACTTTTTCCGGCCTCTTTTGGTATCTTTTGCCTCGATGAATTTTGAATCATCCGGTGATTCTGACTGGACAGCTATATTCTGAGAGGATGATGTATTCTTAGGAACCTCAGCATCTTTTTCGTTGGATTTCTTCAAAACTTCTTCTGCCAATAGATCATGTAGTGGACTTTTCTTGCTCTTAGGATTTTGAGAAGTTTCCATTTTAACCAGATGATCAGCATTGCCTCCTTCTCTATGACTTTCACCAGACACCTTTACATAGTCTGGATTAGCCACAACCCCTGACCAAGGAGTTGTCAGACTAACTGACTTGACAGAAGTAGCAATCTCAGATACAACCATTTCTGCCTCTGCCTTTCTCTGTTCTTCCTGTTGAATTTCTAATAGAGACTTTGGCTTGGCACCGGGAGCAGCCTTCCAGGCTCGTCCTGTAGGCATTTCAGTATGCTGTGTTAACACAGAATCAACTACCTTTGACTCAACCCTATCACCCACATCATCGATACTTCCAGGAACACCAGCAGACACACCATGAACTTCATAATTAGCATCCTCTTTGACAGCAACTCCAATTTGGTTTCCCTTAGCTGTTGTTTGTTTCAGATTTGTTTCATTAGAATCTGGCTTTCCAGGTTCTGATTGCTTGGACAGCTGCAAAGCCGCATTTTTTGGCAATCCCTTTGCTTGATCAGAAGGCTGCAACTTTGAAGATTTTTGCTTTTTGGATTTCTTCTCATTGACCTTTTTGGGTTCTTGCGCATCAATATTTTGCACTACCACAGACGGCTCAACATTGTTGATTTCTCTTTCAGCCTGCTGCTCTTCATGCACAATATTTGATCTTTCCTTCATGTCTATGCTTGGTGGGAATTCAATCCCACATGATTCAGTGGCAAAGGAAATGGCATCACCAGGAGTCTCCAGAGACTTGGAAGTAAAGTCTGAAATAGAAAGAGGTTGCTCTGCAATCTGGTTTTCCTCTTTAGATATCTCCTGATCATGTAATAAGGGATTATCAACCACTGTTGGTGCAGAGAACATCTCCTGATTCTGCTCATTAGTTTGTTCAGGAACCGCAGGGCCCCAGCTTTTCTGAGAACCAGTATTGCCAAACAATTGATGTGGCAGATTTAAAGGAGAAGCTTCATCACTTAAATTATAACAAGAGTCCTGGCTACTCATAGGTATATTTAAAGAATCAGTGCGGAGTTCATCAAGCACACCGGGCTTATTTGATTGAGAGCTCATGGAAAACATGCCCTCTTTTGATTGAAGTTGAGAAGGATCCATGTGCAAATTCCCAATTGGAGGTGTACCAGACTGCATATGTCCATAAGACGAATTAGCAAGTCGCTGGTTAGATTGCTGGTCTTGCAGCACTTGAGACAGCAATTGCTTCTGCTGTTGCAGCAATAACTGATGCTTCTGCTGCTCCTCCTGCCTTTGTTGCTGCTGAAGCAGTAACAATTTCTCTAACAATGGCATCTGTTGAGCTGGGGCAACAGCCTGAGACTGCAACTGCATCAAGTATTGTTGCTGTAACAAATTCAATAGTTGTGGATCTTGAGATATACCAGAAGAAAGTAGCTTCTCTGCTGACAAAATATTTGCGGGGTTATCAGTTGCTTGACCTAGTAAATTGCTCAGGGACAATTGGTTATGTGCTGGCAGCCTTTGCTGTGGAACGCCAAATGGCACTTGAGAAAAATTCTGATCATGATGGAAGTCAAATTTATTCTGAAGTGGATGCAATCCACCCTGCAGAGGATGATTTGGCCATCCAGAAGCACCATTATTTAAACCAACAGATGTCCTGTCAGATAATCCCTGGATGATTGACAGCAAATCAGAGTTTTGGGACTGAGTCTGCCGAGAATTGTCGCTCATTGAAGATAAAAGTTTTGAATGCAGGGCTGCGTCCAGGGGAATATCTGGTTTTGGCGCAAGGGAAGCTGCATCAGGCCCTGGCCAATATGGGTAAGCACTAGGTAAGGATCTCTGTCGCTCAAGTGCTAGACTATTGGCAAGTAAGTAAAGGTTGTTTCCATTATCTACTCCAGAAGGACCAAGATTAGCAGAATTATTTCCAATAAACCCTTGTAAACCTGAAATGCATACATTAAAAGAAgagttaatgattttcaaaCATATCTGATAAAGTCAAtaagtttttgtttttttttttttgggggggggggggggggggacaGCCAAAAAATGCATCGAAATTATAAACCTTCGGATAAGGCAAGACTTTCGAGCGGCGGACTTCCCTTGTTACCAGACATAAGTGACTCCAGAAATCTATTTTCAGCTTCTGTAGCAGAAGTTTGCCTAAGCCTAGGATCACTTCTCAATGTCTCAAACTCACTCAAACCAGCAAGGGTATTCCCAAAGGGAGCAGAATTTTGGCGGCCAGGTATGTCAGTAAAGTCATTCGGTTTTGGAGCAGAAAAACCCGGTGGTGGTCGGGCTTTAGCTCGTAAATGAGGCATGACATCACCAAGAGGTAGCCATGGTGAATCAGCTGCTGAATTATCAAGACGAACAGGTAAGTCAATACCAAAATATCCAGACTCAAACCATCCAATAATATCAATTCCTTTGAAAGGACCCTGAATTTGACCCTTAGGATCCTTATATAAAAGGGATAACTCCTCCGGTGGGGTCTGCACTACTCTCCTGCTTCCAAGTTCACTATCCAGAATTCCAGATAGCTGCCTCTTAAGAATGGAATCTTCACTGGATTGCCACTTCCCAACATCTCTTGGATCAGATGAATAATCCAAAATTCTTGACCTTACACCATTAGTTGCATCACTATTATCATGCAAGAGGGTGGTAGTTCCATGTTCACCCCCTGGCATAGTTCGCCTTGCAACACCATGATGAGCAGAGATATTTCCTTCAACTGATAAATCTTTGTTATTGGGGACCTCATCAGTTACTCTGTTAATGTCTCCATCTTCAACTCTTTCTGAACAAACACATTAGAGGAAAAGCGGAAAAGATGTCACTTGAGACAGAAACAAGCACATTCGAAATGCGATATGAAGAGTATACTACCACACATCGgcacaaatataaaattaatgagTTATGTAAAGAGTAGAAACCATGTGAATATACTCATCAGACCAACTAATACTGAAGAATGTATGCTTTCAAGTTCCAAACAATGTAAGCAATATGGGAGTAGAGATATTAACTTGAAAAAAGaagggaaaaaaagaaaatagaaacaattAATCAAGAAAAACACCTATTGCGTTGTCTGAAAAGACCCTAAACCCCATTCATACGGCTGCCTTATTTACATCTCTCTTCTTAGTGATACATTCATTCTTTTATCAGGATTTAAGATAAATTAGATCATGTAATCTACAAACAAGTATCTAGAGGCATAACAATGTGTTCACTTTTCATTCGAAGAGACTTTCTGTGATTAGTTAATATATCCCACTTCCAAAATTTCAGAACAATGATTTCATGTTCGTTGAAGTTGACTTAAAAAACCAAGTTCAAAAGTGTAATCCTGCACCACAACCTATATGTAACTTAACTTTATAGTTTATGTCCAGTACATACCATAGAAAGGTGTACCTCCAGGTTTCGATCGCCTAGTATGCGAAAAATCAGTTGAGCTTCTTCCATCTTTAGGCACCTGAGGTGCTCCACTAGTAATAATCTCCCCTTTGTCAATACCCTTTAAAATAGACtgttacacacacacacacacaaaaaaaaaaaggataaacaACCTAAAATGAAAATGGAATTCAGTATAacgaaaaacaaaaatatcatttacCAGTTCTTCAGAATTTGGTGCCAGAATTGCTAGAGGTTCCAATGGTTCTTCCTGTGTAAGATTAGGTACCTGCACAAAATCATCAGCTAGTTTTCTATTTCTATCCATTTTAGTCACTCTGTAAATATCAAGCAACTTTGTCCTATTATATCTGAAGGGAGAAGGTTCTCCGAGCCCAGATTCAACTTTTTCTGGTAAAGATACAGGATAAGAGTTATTCGTGAAGCTACTGTTAGAGCCACCCCAGTCATGACCATGAGTAGAAACTGGGGTCATATTCTCCCCACGCCCACGCCCAGAGGAATATGTGGAGCCATCTTGCTTGTTTGGCGTACTGTTATGGTGATGGGGAGAATCTAACCTTCCGCGGCCCTGTGAGAAGCTAGGTCTCCATGGCCGATGATGATCTCCCTCTTTTTCATCCTTTCCATGATTGGAAGTGTGAGACAGGTTTTTGTCCAGATGTAGATCACCTTCTTTTCCAGAGTCGCTCCATTTTTCACGAAGACCTTCCGGTTCCTTATTATCAGGACCCCAGCGTGTGTTCCACTTACTCTCACGCCGCTGGTCAAAGTTAGTGTCTCTGTTTCCCGAATCATTCCGTCTATCAGCAGCACCACGACGAACTTCTCCAAAGTTCTTTGAAGGCAAATTTTCTGTCCAACGCTCCACTCTCCGAGAATCACCAAGATCTTTCTCTCCATCCCTCCACCGATCCTTCCGTATGGAGGACTTAGTGTCCCGCTCTTCATCACGCCAACGATCACGGCGTCCACTTTCTGAGTCAAGCATGGACGGCCTAAAGACATCTTTTCGCTTATGAGCATCATGCACATCCTCTCCATTTCCAGATGTCTTAGTGGTCTCCATGCGAAGACCAAATGGAGGACTTAAAGCCACATGGTTTTCCTGAGAAACAATACAGAGATAAGAAGCCGGAAAATTAAAACATTTTGATGGGATTACAGACCTTTAAAGGAATGGGAGCACACACTATATGATAAAAAACCAGGAGGACTTAGTACACACCACAGTTCCTCTTCCAGATTTACTTTCCCCTGGCTTTGGCAGAAGCCATTGCGGTGAAAGTGGAATTGGATTGTCAGAGCCCTGAACATCTGCGTCAACAGGATTTAAACTTCAATTATTGTTCCAATCTTAAGAAAGCTAAGGCATTCACAGCCTCAAGCTGTAAGACGGACATGTAATAAGCCCATGCAGatcaacaataatataaaacaGTTAAGGCATTATAAAACAGCTGGTTAAGCTAATAACATCACCAGCATGTACAATTCATGCTTTGATAAGTATGTACCCTGTTTTCTGAGATGAACTTAAATCCATTTATATTAAGGAAATTTATCATgcagagacaaaaaaaaaacatttatcTTATCATGCTAAAAAAATGACTATAAGTCAGTACATCAATGAACACTAAACAAAAAGACATGGCAATGATAGCAGCCTAATCTACAATGTTGTTATTCAAagttcttttccaagcatacatctcaattttatttttgaaaagtaaaaatgtTCAGCTGTTGTAAAAGCACTAAATTTTGCAGCCCGCAAGatcaaagagaaaaaaaaaaaagtgacaaACTTCAACACAcgcacacacacaaacacaaacACAAAAAAAACAGTGATATATAGCTAAAAGAATCTTTGTCGTCCTCAAGTCCACACACTGATATCGGGGCACAAACGAAGAAtctcaaaaatttcaaaaatatctcagCTTTCTGGTCCTCGAGTCCATATCTAAAATAAATGCtactaaaaaaatcaaatactgATAATTTCTTTTCggagaaaaatgaagaaacGAAAGCGTATCGGCTAAAAAACGAGGCGAATGCTCAATGCGGCAAGTAAAAACCTCAGTTACGAAAACCCAAAACCGACCAAGAAAGACTCTTTCTTTGTTCACAGAAAAGCAAAAACCCTAATCAccagaaagaagaagagaagctgAGAAAAACCAGGAAGAGAACCTTTGGAGATCTTCAATGGAGTGCGAGAATCAGAGGTGGCGCGTTGAGCCATGAGAGAGTGAGTGAGAAGTGAGAGATGAAAACCCTTGGTTTGTGAAATTTGGTTGCGAGCGATGAGAGAGTGAAGAAGCGAAACGGTGGAACATAGGGTAAGGGTTGAAGCAAGATAAAAAATTGGGGCTTCGGCGCACGTTAAGGATGCGGAACTATCGGCGCACGTTAGTGCGTGGTACTCCACTGTGTTGAGTAGTGAAGGCAGCCAACTAAACTTCTAAAAAGTATTCTCTTTCTTCCGTGAGGTATGCTGttcaaattcaattcaattggatcatattaatttttgagtatatacccattttggtcctcaaagaatttcagactggacactttagtccccaactaaaattaattactcgattggtccctaataattaattccgtcagtcacttaggtccttggctccgtcaactctaacggaagacaaaatagtccctgaaAACTCTAACATGAGACAAAATAatccctgacaactctaacaaAGGACAAAATTATCACTGACCCCTTTATTCGAAAACGATACTATTCTTCcccaatttttatcatatctcgcataaccctaacattcatactcttcttcttcactttcACAGTCTTTttttccatctttttcttcctcctctttaGCTCCAAGATTAAGCCATGGTGTAATTGTCACACGTGTCGCACCTACCTCAAGATGTCATGGACCACACACTTCCTAAATCTTTGTGACTGgtacatccacctcctctgcacTTCACCCACCAAAAGCATCTACTTGCATGTCTTTGATAACATCACCTAACCCCGACAACGTCCACGACATCCTCAAGACTAATTTCCACAACTACTCTAAGGGCACGCCTTTCTCCACTCTTCGGCAACCAATATAGATTGTTGGACGTTAGGACATCATGAGAAGATTCTCCTTTGACATcatatgcaaattctcatttCAAATAGACACCGAgtgcttcattccttctttTCCGGAGTCTAAGTTGGCAGACAATTTCAACCTCGCATCCAAGCTATTACAACGAACAATGTCGCCGTTGCCGCTCATATGGAAACTGAAGCGATTACTGAACATTGGTTCGGAGAAGAAGCTGAAGGAAGTGATCGGAATGGTGGACAATGTGGTCATGGAGATGTTAGGgcagaggaggagggagatggcaACAACAACGACGAGTCTTAACAAATCAGACTTGCCGTCTAGATTCATGGGATCCATCGAAGACGACAACTAGCTGAGAGACATAGACATTAGTTTCCCGAGTATGAATTTGTTGAGAATAAGTTGAGGATTTTTTCTTGTGAACATTAAATTTATAGAGTGTGCATTGTGTAGTTTGAGGTTACAGTGTTAAACTGTTAgtgttatgcgagatatgatgaAAATTGGGAGAGAACAGTGTCGTTTCCAAACAAAGGAgatcagggaccattttgtcccctgttagagttgtcagggactattttgtcctcCGTTAGAATTAACGGAATAAAGGACTTAAGTGACTGACGGAGTTAATTGTTAGggaccaatcgagtaattaattttagttggggactaaagtgtccagtctgaaattctttgaggaccaaaatgggtatatactcttaatttttttcttttattaaattcATGTTAATAAGATGTTTAATAATATGTTTTATTATtacattatttaaaaatattgtttCTTAAAAATTGCTTTTATTTTAGGATAATACTATGAAGTCGATATTTTTAATGgaaaaaaatagtaataatcttctctttattttataatactcaaaattttttaaaaaaatactaatctAGCTTAAATTGCAATAATATTTCGTGTCAAATTATCAAATCCAGCCGAATCATACAATAAACACCTCTAATCATCATGCCCtgtcataaaaataaaataataggaAATTAATTCCGTGTCCATTTCATTCTTATTTGCTCAACATTGTATGCATTTTACAACTTCGTAATATTGATTTTCCGGATAATCTCACTAATGTTTGGATTTTATGAAAGAGGTCCCTCTATTGCTCTGAggttttatgtttttctttataaatttctgaaaataatttttttaaaaaaagccGAAGCATAAaccaaatttatttttgttttcatttcaattttaatatagaaacagtgaaaataataaaatatattccttttcaacctttttttatacatttttaattacaaaattatgaaaatagaaaatagaaaggCACCATAAAGCCATTAGAATTTCTGGTGTGCATAATTGTTATTGTTGGTGCACACAAAGTGTTTGCCCTAATGCCTGAGTTAATGTTGCTAATACAGGGATACAGGTGTAATTAAATTAGCAGTATAACTGATTTTTGAAACatattgaattattgataatcCAACATGGTTATAGTATTTAATTCCATCTATGATCTGTGTTATATGTGATGATGTCTTGTCCTACAGGTTGGATCTCTAAGACTAGTTAAATAACCATTTCAGCTCGTTAGGAGATTAGACTAGTTAAATAAGCCAAGTTAGTTTCAGAATCAGTTAGATATAGTTAGTTCAACTTGATTAGAACATGATTTCCAAGTCCCTTTTGTGCTACTTCCGCCATGCTCGCATGAAAATCCCTACAAAACATAAAGAAAACCACAGCATTTTAATGTTATGCAAAACAATCACTACTGTTCTGTAATTTAGAATGTTGAGGTTTAGTTCAACAATGACAATGCACATCAAGAATTTACTGCTTTCCTTATTGATATTTGGAATTCGATCGAAGTACAAGTGTTCCACTGTAGTTAAATTTACAATTCCAGAGGAGAAAATAGTATAAATAACTTCAATCTTTATTTACAAAGTTAGAACAAAATGTATTTACATCTACTGCAAAACTCCACTAACCTTAATCTTCTACTCTCTGAATCTCACCCATCATGATCCTGTTACTCACAACATTGAATCCCAAAACTGCAGGGCTAACCTTTTTCCCTTTCTTTGCCTTCTTCTTTCCACCCCCTCTCCCAGATGCTTCTGTGTTGTCCATATCCTGCATATCTGCATTAGCAGATAACACAACCCCGGCACCGAGTCCAGTAGCTTTCTTATCGGTTTTGCTCTGGAAGGCTATTTCCAAAACATCTGATGGTAACATATCCTTGTAGTTGAGGAACTTCTCAATGAATTCATGTTCCGGGTCATATGATCCAAGGTTTTCTACGAGAAGCAACTCGGCTTCGGATCTCGATTGCTTCAAGCAAAATTCAAGGAAACTTGTATCTGCATCCAACCGAAGGAACGGTTAGAATTACAGTTAACTTACTTTAGGGGTAATGAACAGCAATTAAACAATGGAGCAGGTTTTCTTACCTTTTGTACCTATTAGCCGATCGCACTCACTCTCACACCAATCTCGGAAGCCCATTGCCTCTGAAGATTACAAAAGGAAATCACAGGTCAGCTTCAGAAGCACATCGTATATTCAGAATGCAAACAGCTCTATCCAACATAGCCACTAAAACATGCAGATTTAGAACACCAGATatgaaataatgaaacaaagaGCAACTGAGTCTTATTTACCAAAATGCTTAGTCATGGcatctttttttgttttcagCATGGATTGAGATGAGGCAGGCGATGATGATAGTAGAGAACGTTGCTCATTTGGTTTACCGCTCACTGATTTTTGACGAGTTAAAGATGCAGGTGAACTCCCTTTAATGGGTACATTCTTTGAACCCCAGTTCCCTTGTCCAAGCTGAGGGAAATCTGATCTGTTTTTTCATAGACAACAAATTAGTCAGTCATAGTTCATCAAATCTTTCCATCAAAGCTGGATATTAATGAGAAAAATAACCAGtgtcaaaatataaaaataaccaAACAGGGAAGTAACAGAAAATATACTGCTTAGTCTCTTGCTTAGATTGCTCAATTGGACCCCAGAAGAAATCATCATCCCCAGGGTATTTTGACTGCAAAGAAGCATGAGAGTTTATCTGCATTGGAGAGGCAGCTTTGGATGGAGAGGAAGCTGAGATTGACCGTGAAGAACCACCATTCCGTGTAGGCTGGGAAGGCTGCACTTTCTGAGGGGTAGGCATCGGGCTTGCTGTGACAGCAGAAGACGACTTCTTCTCCTGCTCCTTTAGAATGTCCCTTAATGATGTTGGTTTAGGAAACCTAACAGAATCAGAAGACCATGCCAGAGAAGGAGTTGGGCTAGGTGGCTCTCTTTCCCCTTTCCACTGAACAAAGTCTCCCAAAGAAGGGCGTGCAGGTATGGCAGGCAGTACATCTTTTTCCTGCAGAGAAGAGCGGGAGCTTTTCCCTTTCTCAGTGGGACTCAAAGAAACGGGCACTTCCCCAACAGTTGCATTGGGCACAGAAGCTTTAACAACTGAACCCTTTGATTTTGACTTTTTTCGGCTTCTTTTGCTATCTTTTGCCTCAATGAATTCTGAATCATCCAGTGATTCTGACTGCACAGCAATATTTTGTGAGGATGATATATTATCAGGAAACTCAGCATCTTTTTCATCAGATTTCTTTGAAACTTCTTCTGCCAATAGATCATGGAGCGGACTTTTCTTGCTCTTAAGATTTTGAGATGTTTCTGTTTTAACAAGATGATCAGCAGTGCCTCCTTCTCTGTGACTTTCACCAGACACCTTTCCAGAGTCTGGATTGGCAACAACCCCAGCCCAGGGTGTCGCCAGACTCATTGAATTGACAGATGTAGCAACCTCAGATACAAGCATTTGTGCCTCTGCCTTTCTTTGTTCTTCCTGTTGAATTTCTATCAGAGACTTTTGCTTAGCACCAGGAGCAGCCTTCCAGGCACGTCCTGCAGGTATTTTATTATGCTGTTTGGAAACAGAATCAACTACCTTTGACTCAAGCCTATCACCTGCTTCATCGATGTTTTCAGGAACACCAGCAGGCATGCCATTATCCTCATAATTAGCAGACTCTTTGCCAGCAACTCCAATTTGGTTTCCCTTACCTATTGTTTGTTTCAGATTTGTTTCAGTAGAATCTGGCTTTCCAGGTTCTGATTGCTTCGACAGCTGCAAAGATGCATTTTTGGGCAATCCCTTTGCTTGGTCAGATGGCTTTGAAGATTTTTGCTT includes:
- the LOC130933444 gene encoding protein ESSENTIAL FOR POTEXVIRUS ACCUMULATION 1-like, which codes for MAQRATSDSRTPLKISKDVQGSDNPIPLSPQWLLPKPGESKSGRGTVENHVALSPPFGLRMETTKTSGNGEDVHDAHKRKDVFRPSMLDSESGRRDRWRDEERDTKSSIRKDRWRDGEKDLGDSRRVERWTENLPSKNFGEVRRGAADRRNDSGNRDTNFDQRRESKWNTRWGPDNKEPEGLREKWSDSGKEGDLHLDKNLSHTSNHGKDEKEGDHHRPWRPSFSQGRGRLDSPHHHNSTPNKQDGSTYSSGRGRGENMTPVSTHGHDWGGSNSSFTNNSYPVSLPEKVESGLGEPSPFRYNRTKLLDIYRVTKMDRNRKLADDFVQVPNLTQEEPLEPLAILAPNSEELSILKGIDKGEIITSGAPQVPKDGRSSTDFSHTRRSKPGGTPFYERVEDGDINRVTDEVPNNKDLSVEGNISAHHGVARRTMPGGEHGTTTLLHDNSDATNGVRSRILDYSSDPRDVGKWQSSEDSILKRQLSGILDSELGSRRVVQTPPEELSLLYKDPKGQIQGPFKGIDIIGWFESGYFGIDLPVRLDNSAADSPWLPLGDVMPHLRAKARPPPGFSAPKPNDFTDIPGRQNSAPFGNTLAGLSEFETLRSDPRLRQTSATEAENRFLESLMSGNKGSPPLESLALSEGLQGFIGNNSANLGPSGVDNGNNLYLLANSLALERQRSLPSAYPYWPGPDAASLAPKPDIPLDAALHSKLLSSMSDNSRQTQSQNSDLLSIIQGLSDRTSVGLNNGASGWPNHPLQGGLHPLQNKFDFHHDQNFSQVPFGVPQQRLPAHNQLSLSNLLGQATDNPANILSAEKLLSSGISQDPQLLNLLQQQYLMQLQSQAVAPAQQMPLLEKLLLLQQQQRQEEQQKHQLLLQQQKQLLSQVLQDQQSNQRLANSSYGHMQSGTPPIGNLHMDPSQLQSKEGMFSMSSQSNKPGVLDELRTDSLNIPMSSQDSCYNLSDEASPLNLPHQLFGNTGSQKSWGPAVPEQTNEQNQEMFSAPTVVDNPLLHDQEISKEENQIAEQPLSISDFTSKSLETPGDAISFATESCGIEFPPSIDMKERSNIVHEEQQAEREINNVEPSVVVQNIDAQEPKKVNEKKSKKQKSSKLQPSDQAKGLPKNAALQLSKQSEPGKPDSNETNLKQTTAKGNQIGVAVKEDANYEVHGVSAGVPGSIDDVGDRVESKVVDSVLTQHTEMPTGRAWKAAPGAKPKSLLEIQQEEQRKAEAEMVVSEIATSVKSVSLTTPWSGVVANPDYVKVSGESHREGGNADHLVKMETSQNPKSKKSPLHDLLAEEVLKKSNEKDAEVPKNTSSSQNIAVQSESPDDSKFIEAKDTKRGRKKSTKSKGSGVKASVPNASVEVPISSSPIEKGKSSRSSLQEKEVLPAIPTGPSLGDFVPWKGERELPSSTPSLAWSTDFVKFPKPTSLRDILKEQEKKSSSAVPANPMPTPQKVQSSQSIRNGGSSWSFSASSPSKAASPIQINSHATSQSKYKGDDDLFWGPVEQSKPETKQSDFPQLGSQGISGSKNIPVKGSSPASLSRQKSVSSKPTEQRSLLSSSPASSPSLLKTKKDSMTKHSEAMGFRDWCESECDRLIGTKDTSFLEFCLKQSRSEAELLLVENLGSYDPEHEFIEKFLNYKDMLPSDVLEIAFQSKTDKKATGVSARGVLSANADMQDMDNTEASGIGGGKKKAKKGKKVSPAVLGFNVVSNRIMMGEIQTVED